In one window of bacterium DNA:
- a CDS encoding ATP-binding protein, with amino-acid sequence MTKSISIPSVRSNINLVEAFILEIHDAMTLEESVLDRIMISITEVVNNGIIHGNKSDPEKKVHISCSCYEDRVDFVIRDEGTGFHPEDIPDPLAETNLLKEGGRGVLIVRSMMDSVEFHQTDGGMEVHLSVRRSED; translated from the coding sequence ATGACAAAATCCATCAGCATCCCAAGCGTACGCAGCAATATCAATCTGGTCGAGGCGTTCATTCTGGAAATCCACGATGCCATGACCCTTGAGGAATCCGTACTCGACCGCATCATGATATCGATTACGGAAGTCGTCAACAACGGTATCATTCACGGCAACAAATCCGATCCGGAAAAGAAAGTCCACATCAGCTGCAGCTGCTATGAGGATCGTGTCGACTTTGTCATTCGCGATGAAGGGACAGGCTTTCACCCGGAAGACATCCCCGACCCGCTCGCAGAAACCAACCTGCTCAAGGAAGGCGGGCGCGGTGTGCTTATTGTCCGTTCGATGATGGACTCCGTTGAATTCCATCAAACCGACGGAGGGATGGAAGTCCATCTCTCCGTGCGACGCTCAGAAGACTGA